A stretch of the Erpetoichthys calabaricus chromosome 3, fErpCal1.3, whole genome shotgun sequence genome encodes the following:
- the c3h1orf198 gene encoding uncharacterized protein C1orf198 homolog yields the protein MATAEVAGSEVLRMEEKKFEYFCSINPMARKIMLEKQKIKEKYGPEWDVMSPKQQDTVIDNWMMDPMIQARYAMHRTERVVPVCYPKLQIQTGQKIVHFGEEDITWQDEHSAPFSWETRSQMEFNLSCPAVQEMGIISAQGDQKPPVKTSQPIKAVPHGNNQPKICQNGKNTNADTVLPARKEEESSFWKISAERSRLEGGQSEFQSLTPSQIKSLEKGEKPLPSYLRQESSSKDKEEHKTDKQLASKQEKPVSVSSTVAEWEKSQTPHASVSTFDEVFTPAPDSKDSATKENDKDESIFEENLFSQVRICCC from the exons ATGGCTACGGCTGAGGTGGCCGGGAGTGAGGTGCTCAGGATGGAGGAGAAGAAGTTCGAGTATTTCTGCTCGATCAATCCCATGGCGAGGAAGATCATGCTAGAGAagcaaaaaatcaaagaaaaatacgGCCCCGAATGGGACGTAATGAGCCCCAAGCAGCAGGACACCGTCATCGATAACTGGATGATGGATCCCATGATCCAGGCTCGGTACGCTATGCACAGAACAGAGAGGGTGGTGCCCGTTTGTTATCCCAAGTTACAGATCCAGACGGGACAGAAGATTGTGCACTTTGGAGAAGAG GATATTACATGGCAAGATGAACACTCTGCACCTTTTTCATGGGAAACAAGG AGCCAAATGGAGTTCAACCTGTCATGTCCAGCAGTACAAGAGATGGGCATCATCTCAGCACAAGGGGACCAGAAACCTCCAGTTAAAACATCCCAGCCAATAAAAGCTGTTCCTCATGGAAACAACCAGCCCAAGATTTGTCAAAATGGTAAAAACACCAATGCAGACACTGTTTTGCCTGCAAGAAAAGAGGAAGAGTCGTCATTTTGGAAAATCAGTGCAGAAAGATCTAGACTTGAAGGAGGGCAGTCAGAATTTCAGTCTTTAACTCCCAGTCAAATAAAGTCTCTGGAAAAAGGGGAGAAGCCACTGCCTTCATACCTTAGACAGGAGTCTTCATCAAAAGATAAGGAAGAGCACAAAACAGACAAACAGTTGGCCTCCAAACAAGAAAAGCCTGTTAGCGTCTCTTCAACGGTGGCAGAGTGGGAGAAGTCCCAGACCCCTCATGCATCTGTTAGTACTTTTGACGAAGTTTTCACACCTGCCCCGGACAGCAAAGATTCAGCTACTAAAGAGAATGATAAGGACGAGTCAAtttttgaagaaaacctgttttCCCAGGTAAGAATCTGCTGCTGTTAG